In Candidatus Poribacteria bacterium, the genomic window CCTCATCTACGGCCCCTACATCGAATTGAAGCCGGGCGATTACGTGGCGTTCTTCCGAATGAAGCTGCTGGAGGAGGCGGGTGAGGAGGCGGTGGTGGACTTAGACGCCTGCGTCTCATTCGGCAGGGACATTCTGAACTCCCGCGAGGTCACCGGATCGGATCTCGTCCTAAACCGCTACGTCCAGATACCCCTTCCATTTCGATACACCGGAGGAAAGCTGGAATGCAGGGTTTTCTGGAGGGGATACGCGTCCGTCAGGGTGGACAGGATATCGCTTTTCAGGCTTGATGGCGGTAGGATAGAGACGCCCACCCTTAGGGCTTCCCAGCCTGTTCCATCCGGATATCCCCGCGATCTCACATATCGGAGCGAACAGCGTCCGTTCCCGGAGCTGTTCCTCAGATCCGATCCTCCGGCTTCCACGTTGATCGTCTTCGATCTGAGAAATTACCCTCCGGACTGGCAGCTTCTCCTTCTGACCCTTCAGGGGATCGTGAACCGCAGGAAGCCTGAGATCTACTATCTCTTTAACCCGACCGATCCCTTCTGGCTCGATTGGATGCGGCGGAAAGGATGGATCAGCAAAACGGAGATCATCTCCGATCCGAACGAGCTGATCTCCAAATACTGGGATAGAATCGGGGGGATGATCATAACCGACCCGATGCTTCCCGCCTCGAAGAACATCGCCACGATGATCGCCGGGGTTGAAAACGGAGTGGTCGTCTCACCTCGGATCGCGGATCGACTCTCCATGCCCGTGATCGCCGATCTGAGAGGGAGATGGAAAAGCAACGTCGAGGCGTATGAATGGGCCTTCGATAACCTCTGGGACCGTCTGAACCATCACGTCATAGCCTGTTCCTGGCCCGATCACCTCGGACTGAGGGATTACCTTGTCCAGCATAAGATCTTCATCTTCTGGATCTCAGGTCCGATAGACGGCGCTAAAAGATATGCTTCGCCCGATGATGAGGTTCGACTGATGGAAAGGCTCCTCGCCCAGATGCCCGTCAACATACCCGTGATGAGCTATCCCTGGGCGGGGAAGGATGTCGGCATCGGCGAGGGACCGGGAGTAACGCTTTTCTCGGAATTCGGGAAATATTTGGTTGGCTCGATAAACTGTTCCAACCTCTCCGTTCACTCCGGCATTCGGATCTCGAAGTTCAAACAACGAACTCCTCCCTCCGTTCCGCCTCTTCAACGGGACAGGGTCTACGTCTCCTTCATCATCTCCGACGGCGATAACCTGCCGGTGCTCACGGTGTCCAACTTCCCTCAGTTGTGGAAGGACCCTGTTCGCGGGAAGCTTCCCCTCGGTTGGACGATCTCCCCTTCAGCCTGCATGTTGATCCCGGATATCGTCGATTACTACTACAGCACGGCCACAGATCAGGATCGGTTTCTGGGGGCCGTATCGGGTATCGGATATGCATATCCCGATTCCTACGGCAAGCGGTTTCGGGAGCAGGATCGTCGACGGGTCTTCGATGAGTTTCTCGATCAGACACGCACTTACATGGAGAGGATGGATCTGGAGGAGATCTGGATAATGGGGGTCTCGCGGGATGATCTGATCGGCCGTTATGCCGAACGGATTCCGTTCCTCAAAGCGATCTTCCCCGACTACGGGCGTAGGGTGATAGATTATGATGAGGCAACCTATCCCACTTCCCGGAACGTCCCCGTCTTCCATGCCGTGACGGGATGGTCTAAGGGGATGTCACGGGAGGAGCAGATCAAAAATCTGGTCTCCCAGATTCGAGCGATAACCCCTTCCGAAAGGCCCGCTTTCATGCACCTGTTCGTCCTGAACTGGTTTGCTGATCTGCGGATGCTTCGGGAGATACTCAATCGGTTGGGACCGGAATATATAGCTGTGAGACCCGACCATCTGGCTGTGCTTTACCATCAGGAGATGAAGCGGAAACGAATATTGATCCGCGTCCCCACTTCAATCTACGGCATCGAAAACCACGGGCTTCTGTTCCCGATCTTCCTCCGGAACGTCACCGATTCACAGATGGAGGTTTGGATTGAGATCAGTGGGGGATTAGATCACCCCTCCCTGGAACCGGATAGAGCGCTCCTTTCGCCCGAGAAGATATTTCGATTGACCGTCTCCGGCATCCCCTCCGGCGACGAGATTCACATCGAGATAAAGGCGCCTTTCGGAACTATACGCCGGGCGATCGAATATCATCAGATAGCAGAAGGTGAGATAGTTAAACCTTTTCCCTCCGTAGGATCACTTCAGTTCCTTCGCCGTTTTGAAGCGGAGAAATTGGCTCATAGGTCGGGCAGAGAGGAGACCGATCCCGCCGCCCACGGAGGGAAGATGTGGTTGGCGCGTCGAGGGAAGACCGAAGGAGGTTACATAGTGTTCGGTCCCTACTCGCCGATGGACGCGGGCGACTATCTCGCTCTGTTTCGCCTGAAACGGACGGGGAAAGGTCGAGGATTGGTGGCCGTGATCGACACGTGTGTCGGTGGGGGTAAGCCGATCACGGCATCGCGTGAGATCCGCGTTGAAGAGCTGCCGCTTGGGGAGTTTCGATCCTTCCCGCTCCTCTTCCATCATCCCGGAGGAGGGGTCGAGACGAGGGTCCTCTGGACGGGGAACGCGTCGCTTGCCGTGGACGATATCACACTGTGGAAGGTGACCCGGCGGAAACGGTAAGATCGTCTAATCGTCTCTCATCCACGCCCAGCCCTGGAGCGGTCGATACCTTCATCACGTAGTGTATCATAAGGGCAGGCCTATGTGTTTGTCCGTCTACGCGTGGATTACCGACGTTCCAGCTTCTCAATTTCAATTCGTCCCTTAAGCCTTTCCAGCTCAGGATCTCCTGTAACTAGAACAGCGTTTAGCTCCTCCGCTGCCGCGGCAGCGAAGGCGTCCGCATAGGAGATAGGGTAACGCATCTTTAATGCAGCGGCAGCGAATACAAACTCCCATGTGGCGGGGAGAACGGTCATAGGTAAGCTACGGATCTCCCCCAGCGTTTCTCTCGCCTCCTCCTCGCCTTTGACCCTGCCGATACGGTAATAGACTTCGCCAAGGTTGATAACGGAGATGTATAGATCGAGATCTCCTCTCTCAGCTCTCTCTAGTATCCGCTTAAACTGGGAGGCTGCGGGCTCTTCGCCTTGAAGCAACGCCAAGATCGCCCAGGCGTCAGCCACAAATTTCCTGCTCACACATCACCTCCCGTCTATGTTCCTCCTCAAGATCATACAGCAGATCTACGCCGGAATATCTGCCATACAGCGCATCGATCGGAGAAGAGGTAACCGGTTCGAGGATGAGTTTTCCCTCGGCGATCTGCACGCGAAACAGTGTTCCCTTGTGTAATTTCATCGCCTCTCTTATCGCCTTTGGGATGACCAACTGCCCTTTAGAAGAGAGCCTTGCCAGCAATCAGGACCACCTCCTTTGAGTCTTACTCTTCACAATTTTATCGTAAGACAGGAGGATTATCAAGCACATCTACGCCCAGCCCTGGAGCGGTCGGCACCTCTACGCCTGCACGACCTCCGCCGGTCCGTAACCTTCGCCCCAGCCATATGTGCCGTCATCCGTTATGATCCGCACAAGGCAGATTGAACGGCGATCATACTCCCATTGTGAGAAGTAAAACGGCTTCCGGAGCCGTTGTTCGACGACGAACGTCTCAATCCTTTCGATCCTCATCCCCCTTTCCCTCTTCGTTTAAGCAGGCTTATCAGAACAAGCTTTCAATTGAGCGTCTTATGATCTGTAGACGGACCTCACCCAATCCGATATATCCTTGATAACCTCTTCGGCCACATGACCGGCCTTTTGGTATTCGGCCGGCGTGCTCTTGCCCTCACCCTCGATGAACAG contains:
- a CDS encoding type II toxin-antitoxin system VapC family toxin, giving the protein MSRKFVADAWAILALLQGEEPAASQFKRILERAERGDLDLYISVINLGEVYYRIGRVKGEEEARETLGEIRSLPMTVLPATWEFVFAAAALKMRYPISYADAFAAAAAEELNAVLVTGDPELERLKGRIEIEKLERR
- a CDS encoding AbrB/MazE/SpoVT family DNA-binding domain-containing protein, giving the protein MLARLSSKGQLVIPKAIREAMKLHKGTLFRVQIAEGKLILEPVTSSPIDALYGRYSGVDLLYDLEEEHRREVMCEQEICG